The Listeria sp. PSOL-1 genome includes a region encoding these proteins:
- a CDS encoding MFS transporter produces MFNFKSNNKKESVEKSALIFGLMAVFLCGIGFSIIAPVVPFLVKPYVNSPEAQAISVTLLTSVYAFCVFFAAPGIGALSDRFGRRPILLSCLLGSAIGYFIFGIGGALWILFLGRIIEGLTGGVVSTIFAYFADIIPREERTKYFGWASAMVGVGAAIGPTIGGLLAHFGYAVPMFFGALITLLNLVYGFFYMPESLKKQNRLKKITVIRLNPLSQLAHVLSVKTLKRLLISAFLLWIPNGSFQAIFSQFSLDSFHWAPVIIGFMFSIMGIQDIISQGLIMPKLLLKLSDLQITLLGMTSEIIGYALIALSALFSYYPLFIIGMFIFGFGDSIFGPSFNGMISKSAASSEQGRIQGGSQSIQSLARIIGPIIGGQIYVTFGHAAPAMMGVLLITAAAFVLYKGRYAYQEN; encoded by the coding sequence ATGTTCAACTTTAAATCCAATAATAAAAAAGAAAGCGTTGAAAAAAGCGCTTTAATATTTGGACTTATGGCCGTATTCCTTTGTGGAATAGGCTTTAGCATCATTGCACCAGTTGTTCCATTTTTAGTAAAACCTTATGTAAATAGCCCAGAAGCACAAGCCATTTCCGTTACGCTTTTAACCTCGGTTTATGCGTTTTGTGTCTTTTTTGCTGCTCCCGGTATCGGCGCTTTAAGTGATCGTTTTGGACGCCGCCCAATCCTTTTAAGCTGCCTTTTAGGATCCGCTATTGGATACTTCATATTTGGTATCGGCGGTGCATTATGGATTCTATTTCTCGGCCGCATCATCGAAGGCCTAACTGGTGGCGTTGTTAGTACAATATTTGCTTATTTTGCTGATATTATTCCTAGAGAAGAACGAACAAAATATTTTGGTTGGGCTAGCGCGATGGTCGGTGTTGGTGCTGCGATTGGCCCTACAATTGGTGGTCTACTCGCTCATTTTGGCTACGCTGTTCCGATGTTTTTTGGCGCACTTATTACTTTACTCAATCTTGTTTATGGATTCTTTTACATGCCTGAAAGTCTCAAAAAGCAAAACCGCTTGAAAAAAATCACTGTGATTAGGCTTAATCCTCTTAGCCAACTTGCTCATGTACTTTCTGTAAAAACACTAAAAAGACTACTTATTTCAGCATTCTTACTCTGGATTCCAAACGGCTCTTTTCAAGCGATTTTTTCACAGTTTTCACTTGATAGTTTCCACTGGGCGCCAGTAATCATTGGCTTCATGTTTTCCATTATGGGAATTCAAGATATTATTTCCCAAGGGCTCATCATGCCAAAGCTTTTATTAAAGCTTAGCGACCTGCAAATAACGCTACTTGGCATGACCTCAGAAATCATTGGTTACGCCTTAATTGCTTTATCTGCTTTATTCTCATACTATCCATTATTTATTATCGGAATGTTTATTTTTGGTTTTGGAGATTCGATATTTGGGCCATCATTTAATGGGATGATCTCAAAATCCGCTGCTTCTAGTGAGCAAGGGCGAATCCAAGGGGGGAGCCAGTCTATCCAGTCGCTAGCAAGAATTATCGGTCCTATTATCGGTGGTCAAATTTATGTGACATTTGGTCATGCTGCCCCAGCAATGATGGGAGTACTCCTTATCACAGCTGCTGCCTTTGTTTTATATAAAGGCAGATACGCATACCAAGAAAATTAA
- the treR gene encoding trehalose operon repressor — protein sequence MNKKNKFYDIYLKLENDIKLGKYAPGELLPSENEMAKYFAVSRETIRKALVLLLENGYIQKMQGKGSVVIDRKRYAFPVSGLTSFKELQETQHLNAATKVIKNTYEVLPEDIRKYTSSAQGTYAWHIERVRYFQDEGTILDYDYLLDPNIKRIDNAVLEDSLYAFLENACGFEISYAQKEITVERITENDKKWLTLDHDTHIVVVRSAVFLKDTTLFQYTESRHRLDRFRFIDFARRR from the coding sequence TTGAATAAAAAAAATAAATTTTATGATATCTATTTAAAACTTGAAAATGATATTAAGTTAGGTAAATATGCCCCTGGTGAACTTTTGCCAAGTGAAAACGAAATGGCAAAATATTTCGCTGTGTCACGTGAAACCATACGAAAAGCATTGGTTTTGTTGCTTGAAAATGGTTATATTCAGAAGATGCAGGGTAAGGGTTCTGTTGTCATTGATCGTAAGCGATATGCTTTTCCAGTGTCAGGTTTGACGAGCTTTAAAGAATTACAAGAAACACAACATTTGAATGCGGCAACGAAAGTAATTAAGAATACATATGAAGTGCTTCCAGAAGACATCAGGAAGTATACTAGCTCAGCTCAAGGTACGTATGCTTGGCACATTGAGCGAGTGAGATATTTCCAAGATGAAGGAACGATTCTTGATTACGATTATTTATTAGACCCTAATATCAAGCGAATAGATAATGCTGTTTTAGAAGACTCTTTATACGCTTTTTTAGAAAATGCGTGTGGTTTTGAAATTAGCTATGCACAAAAAGAGATTACAGTGGAGCGAATAACTGAGAATGATAAAAAATGGCTCACACTAGATCATGATACACATATTGTCGTTGTACGAAGTGCTGTTTTTTTGAAAGATACTACTTTATTTCAATATACAGAATCGAGGCATCGATTGGATCGCTTTCGCTTTATTGATTTTGCAAGGAGGAGGTAA